In Candidatus Aminicenantes bacterium, a single genomic region encodes these proteins:
- the pyrE gene encoding orotate phosphoribosyltransferase, protein MKNRLREILLEKSVVVGREFTLASGKTSNFYVDARITTLDSEGAALCGRIFLQMLEGFHVDAVGGYSIGADPIVTAIAVISYLEKRPLPAFIIRKEEKTHGTRKTIEGNFRAGDRVALFDDVITSGGSIIKGAGQVEAQGGKVEVVMAVLDR, encoded by the coding sequence TTGAAAAACCGGCTGCGGGAAATATTGCTGGAAAAATCGGTGGTGGTCGGCCGTGAGTTTACCCTGGCCTCGGGCAAGACCAGCAATTTTTACGTCGACGCCCGCATCACCACGCTCGATTCCGAGGGCGCGGCCCTGTGCGGCAGGATCTTCCTGCAGATGCTGGAGGGGTTCCACGTCGATGCCGTCGGCGGCTACTCGATCGGCGCCGACCCCATCGTCACCGCCATCGCCGTTATCAGCTACCTAGAAAAACGCCCCCTGCCCGCTTTCATCATCCGCAAGGAGGAGAAAACCCACGGCACGCGCAAGACGATCGAGGGCAACTTCCGTGCCGGCGACCGCGTGGCCCTGTTCGACGACGTCATCACCTCGGGCGGCTCGATCATCAAGGGGGCCGGGCAGGTCGAAGCCCAGGGCGGCAAGGTCGAGGTGGTCATGGCCGTGCTCGACCGCC